The genomic segment tttcttatttcccttgtttcctcggtgcttcctccatgtttacctgttgtcttgataaattcagtataatatccATTTCCCCAGCACTAATTCCAACAACACAGTCATGTCAGgtattgactttgactttttCCCCGAGTGGTGTTACCATGAATGAAACActttcctttttatatttaggctattaatgtgaaaaatgtcaggaagtgttgagttttgtTGACGGTAGCTGGACATGGATCAGGAGTATGGCGCAAAAGAAACAACTGGAATGAATGagaatgaaaacatgcatttctgttaaaaatagaAAGTTTTCTGAGCAGAGTGGTAAGTATGtctctgttgttgtactgatgagttagtgctgtggaaatggatATTCTGAATTTACCAAGTGAGCTGCTGTTATATGCTACAGATAACTCCACCCCACTAAAAGTTTTTTTGCCCGGACTTTATTAGCGACCGgccttttatttgtttgtgctgaccactttattatttgaatactggtaaaaagcacaaacacattaacaaaacCTTGTGATTTCctttgtcatttatttgtaCACATTGTTCCTTTCAGGTTGGTGAGGTTTGACCCTCTTGGTCACAACCTACTGACAGCGATAGTGAATCCGTCCAATCAGCAGGTGAGCGCTGTTGTCTGCGTTTCTGTTGTTAATCACTGGTTGAATGGAGTTCTCACAGCTGTTAACTCTCTTTCAGAATGAGGAGGACTCGGAGGTTCCTATGGACAGCGTTGAGATGCCTCACTTCCGTCAGCGCTCTTTCTTGCCTTCCCAACCAGTTCGCCGCACGCCCATCCTCCACAACTTCCTCCACATCTTGTCGTCTCGCTCCCCAGGGGCTCAGACGGGCGGTGAGCAGCCACGCCCTCTCGGTGAAAACGGAAGCAATGTCGGAGAATCTCCCAGCATGCCTCTGGCCCAGTACCCCACCTCTGAACGTGGGCCTCTCTTCCCGGGCTGCACCCAGCACCTGGGCATGGTTTGTCTGTGCAGTCGCTGCTCCACCAATCGCAACCCTTCCCTGGCTGCCAATGCGACCCCCTCTGATCCCAGGGTGTCATCTGATAGTCCCCAGCCCCCCCCAGCTTCCACTTTCTCTTCGGCCCGTACAGAGCCCAGACAGCCCCCAGAACGACCCTCTGCCTTTACCTCAGTCTACTACAGTGCCGGCACTTCTCTTAATCCCACTGCACCGAGCGGCGTCGAGCCGCACTCCACCTCGAGGCCAGGACCTGATTGGACACGCAGCCTGCTAAATATGAGGGAAAGTGGGGTTGGTCCAGTTATGCTGCCTCCCAgaacctcctcttcctccatcagCCTCCTTTCAGTGCTCCGTCAGCAGGACGGCTCCTCTCAGTCCCCTGTCTACACCTCTGCATCTGAAGGACGGGGTTTCCCCCGAGGAGAGGGAGAGCCTGGGGCCAGAGATGGTTCCGGTACAAGCAGCGGGCATCATCCATTTTGGGATGGCTCTCGCAGCAACACGGCCTCCTTCCGCAATGTGCTGCAGTGCAACCTGAGCCGCTACTTCATGGAGTTTGACCGCATGCAGGACCTGGAGCCACCGTTAGGGGGCAGCATGGCGGATGGAAGTCAGGAGCAGAGCCAAGAGTTGCTGAATAATAACATGGACCCAGAGAGACCTGGGccttcctcatcttcctccacctcctcccctaCTATAATCCACTACCagcctcctctcccccctccccctgcCTCCCACAGCCTGGAGAACAATGTTCCTCCCCCGTCCTCCCGAGGCCATCTGAACCGCTGCCGGGCCTGCCACAACCTGCTGACCTTCAACCATGACTCTCAGCGCTGGGAGCGCACCAACcaagcctcctccacctctgcgTCCACTCTGGAGCCCTCCTCTTCATCCCCCtccttcccttcttcttcttcttccccttgGCAGCctgaggagagcaggaggacaCTAGAAGCCCAACCCCAAGAGAGGAGGGCACCTCCAGAGCCCAGCGAGCAGCCACCTCCCtctggaggtggaggagcaggaaCAGTGGCCTTCCCGATAGCCCCATCTCCCAGCCAGTCTGGAGAGCAGACAGTGGGTTTGGTGTACAACCAGGACACAGCGCAGTGGGAGAGGGTGTACCGTCAGGCCGCTGCCGGCAGATCAGCAGAGCCACCGGAGGCCTTAAGCCAAGAAATGCCTGTTGATCCCCCAGATGAGGACTCCCTGAGGAGGTACGATCTCTTTGTGTCACCACTTTCATTGTCAGTGGCAAATACCAGCATACCTACACTCTCACTTTGAATTAAAGTCACAATAATCACTGAAAGTGTCTGAGATTCAAGTGATTACCACATTTGTGTGATAAGTAGACATTTATATCTGGCTTTGGGTTAATCTTAGTTTGGGGCAAGGCTGACATCTCTGTTTCACAGCCTGTCAACCATTGGTTGACTTATGGCTGACATGCTGTTGAACATCTACTTTTAGCCACAGGGTGagttaaatataaacatttattcaaattattttgttcaGTAATTATCTCTAGTCATAATATCTGTCCTTCTGTTTCTTATGACTACAGGCGACTGTTGGAATCATCTCTGTTATCGTTGTCTCGCTATGACATGTCAGGATCAAGAGACCATCCCATTTACCCCGATCCAGCCAGGTAGACAAATACACTTCATTTACCCCGATCCAGCCAGGTAGACAAATACACTTCATTTACCCCGATCCAGCCAGGTAGACAAATACACTTCATTTACCCCGATCCAGCCAGGTAGACAAATACACTTCATTTACCCCAATCCAGCCAGGTAGACAAATACACTTCATTTACCCCAATCCAGCCAGGTAGACAAATACACTTCATTTACCCCAATCCAGCCAGGTAGACAAATACACTTCATTTACCTCGGTCCAGCCAGGTACACTACTCCCTGCTTACTGTAGCCCAGATAGTTTCATGTAATGTAGCATTACTCATCTAGACGGTTTGTTTTTCTAACATATTTAAAGCTGTTGCAGGGATTTGTTGAATTAGCAGTCGTCATTGCGATTGCCATTTTCTGGAGGGACTGAGTCATTGCGGGACGAAGGGCTTGTGATTTTATAAACTGCGCAGTCAGCAGTTACAGTAGTTGGAAAGGCTGACTCTGTGGCACGGAGCTCCCTCTGTTTTACAAGTTAATACAACcttgtaattattttgtttaacaaCTTTCAGACTGAGCTGTAGGACTTCTCCTTGTCTGCATTAAATTATTGCCCACAGGCTCTGCAGTACACACACTTCTTATAACAGTGGATAAAAGCCTGTGCCAGGGCAGAATGCCAGGGGTCACTGAGTTTGTAGACCGGTCTCTCTTCCCCATCGAAACAATCACTGGTTCTGACATTAGATATGACACTAGGGATTAGACCAAAAAGTTTGGGATTTGCCTCTCTGATGGTATAATGAGATTTTACCTAAGACTAACAATTAAAATATGGTTAAGACACCCACCTTTCTGTTTCTGAGGTTTTCTTCTCATGAGGTTCAGGAAATTGGAACAAAACAGAGCAATTCCTGACTGACTACAGAAAACGGTTTCTACTGTCAGTCATACGCTGACAGTATTCTTACTTTTACGCCCACTTTTGAAGTTTGTATAAAGAATGAACCCGAACCCGTCCTCCGTGTTGTCCAGGCTTTCTCCAGCTGCTTACTACGCCCAGAGGATGATCCAGTATCTGTCGCGGCGGGACAGCATTCGTCAGCGTTCGCTTCGCTACCAGCAGAACCGCCTGCGGGCCATGTCGTCTTCATCAGACAGCCCGGCCAGCAACCCGTCCAACTCCATGGACAACAGTGATGTGGACTTTGAGGAGCTGGAGTAAGTTtcattttgtatcttttaacATGGgttaaacttgtttttaatcacatgAAACATAACAAACTGAGCCTCATCCTATTCAGCCGAGTGCGGACGTTGTCTGAggcaagaggaggaagaaaaacaaaactaagcaAAGCTGGTTTCTATCAAAAGCGTAGCTCTAGGGAGTTGAAGCGTTATGGCATGCAAGTGGTTGATTTGTGCCAAGACAACTGGAAACTGATGTCACACTGTCACGCCGTCTTCTTTCAAAACACAAAGCTCATTGTGCTGTGGAGTTTATACTGCTGTAATGTTACATGCTGCTTCATCACCTATAATGTTATGAGTAGGGATGTCCCGAGTTTTATTTAGACCCGATCTGAGTCCTTTAATATGTTATCTGCCGATAGTCTGATCTGATACttaattttgacttaaatgatgattaaatatgtatctgacacattgaaataacagctgtagaaACTAAATCTGACACACCTTATTTTCACAAACTACTTGATCTGAATACTGAAGGTCCTGAGTCAAAAATATTAAGTttataagcttaaattatttatataaaatgaatgaaagattaACTGACAGAATGCTCAGACTCCTGAAATTCATTTTAACCGGTGAACACAGCGGTCTGCGCCGGCTAAACATGAGCAGCTAcaacctgaatgttttgtactcTCGCTTCTCGCTCTTTGCTAAAGAGAATTCGCATCAGAGTTCAGCGAATCTGTGCATTTTGCCAACCAGTCGCTCGCCGGTGCACCTGAATAATTTTCTATATTCAcaacatagactgtatataaagatggacgacttGACAGCTCcctaaaagtgaagccagaacatctggatcgccccctggtggcgggctgcagtacaggtcataagccccgccccctccatgttagcggccGGGACacgagccaaactaaaaactcaaagctCACGTCAGataaagatggtttctgtcagtttaggtcgttcttatcacgctgatgtttgttcaggTGTTCATATTCTGATAAGTTCGGTTTAAATTAGTTATCTGATGCTATAATAAgcgggtttcacgtcatgattgacagctgagctctgctcgcgATTGGGTCGGccgggtgtgtgggcgggacctcgataccgcggctccacccccgatcactactgcgcagactctggctccaaatgacgtcaccagcgcaagacggcagctcccgtatccgggacgTTTTGGCTTCATTTAGTACAGCggcaggaagtggagacgcggcggccatctttatatacagtctgtgagCTACACACTCTAATGTTCACTTGGAGATGCAGCGACATGCAAAGCAAAAGCTAAAAGCTTTAAACGggtttttctacattttcagcACAACCAGTATTTTGTCAGGAGGAGATAATGgtgttctttcttctttcttttaattgttttctatttctttgaTTTATTGGTACAGAAGGTATGTCTTTCCTAGCGTACAACCTGCGCTGTGTACTAAAGCAATGCAGCACGTAGTGGCGTTCTTCTTTGTAACCTCACCATCCTCTTTTATCCAGTGATAATGGAGACAGAGCGAGGCACAGGACGCCACGTAACGCCAGGATGTCTGCACCCTCGCTGGGTCGCTTTGTCCCACGGTGAGTCAGCAACTTTAACTCTTTTCTGCTTCCTCTGTGCAGAACAACCTTCAGACcctgtcctcttttttttcaaacaatatCAATAAGGATCCTTGGAGTTCGGACGATGAAGGAATACCTGAGCTTGTACTATGTAGCTCTGGATGAGcaagttttagttttaaatggtttcagttttcattgttaCGTGTGCAGaatttaaatacagaaataatttCTGGTTCTCAGTCCAGGTttggtttttctgtttttgtcctgttcTGCTCCAGGCGTTTCCTCCTCCCTGAGTATCTGCCCTATGCTGGGATCTTCCATGAAAGAGGGCAGCCTGGCCTGGCCACACACTCCTCTGTCAACAGAGTACTCgctggtaaacacacacactttgcaccGCTACCAAAAATACCTTTTTaggtttggaaaaaaaaacaccagctACAAGCCAAATGCTGATAAGGTTTGGTGCATGTTGTTCAGTTTCCCCACTATATTTTGTTTGAGTATTCAGCCCTAACGTCGAGTTGACTGATAGGATCGTGAAAATAATCTGCGACTCTTgtaatttttattatattttatcagAAAAACACCTGACCGGCTGTTCATCTGTactttcttagtttcttatttctCCTCTGATTGAATATCCCCACTGTTTaacagtgtttcctgttgtcTTCCTCAGGTGCATCGATCGGGGACGGTCAGTCTGCGGTCGCCAGCAACATCGCTAACACCACCTACCGTCTGCAGTGGTGGGACTTCACCAAATTTGACCTGCCTGAGATCAGCAACGGTACAACTCCTCACCTGCACTTTTCACTTTGTCCTGTAGTTTGTGAGGCCCTCTGAGATTTGACTATTAATGATGCAGCATTACTGGCAGTAGTTAAGAATTGGTTGTTAGTCAGAGCTGTTAACtgttagctgtttttttttttttattcatgtagTTTTTAATCCTTTTTGTGTCCGTTTGTTCTTTATTTAGAGGTGGTGCCGTGCCCCATAGTTTACTTAACACTGAATACGTGCAATGGGCTGTAGTGGtatcaatctgaacatctgactctGAGAAGAAGAGGATTTCACAAAATTGCGAACTATTCCTTAATTGTATTagtctgtgtttcagtgtaGGACTTCAGTGGCCCATAATGTTgtaaatcagtggttcccagcTGGGGAAGCACCGATCTGATACGCCCGACTGGTATTGGCACCGATGCTGACGTTATTAAATGGATCAGGTATCAGCCAATATGTAACTGATCCACATTACAGTTTGTTTGTCAGTGTAATTTTATAATTCAGTATTTCAGCTATCAGAAACATTCGTTCATTTATAGATATGGACTCCACAGTAATCCCCCGACCTCATGTTACCGTACATTAAAATGGTCCCAGTGAGGGCcacacagattttaaaagtGGGGGGGAAAGAGAGCGCCGGTATCGGCTTGAAAGAGAGCGCCGGTATCGGATTGATACTCTGTATCTGCAGATACCGTGAAAGGATAAGAGTCGGATCGGAGAGTCCTGAGTCGGGTCAGACCGCTCACAAGATGATTAGACATAaagaaagaacattttttatctcgcacaaaattctgtttattttttatgacttatttttttctgtcaaattgtGCATACTTTTATCTGTACAGGGCTctgaaaatcatcaaaatgaaataatctgaGATGAACTGCTCATAACTCCCCGTGGCGGGCCGACTTAGAGGTTAAGGCAGCGACCATGAACCTGAAACTGAACTAACATCCCTGGTTGGTGTCCGGCTGGGGACATCTGTAGCGTGTTGTTCTCCATCTCCCCCTCCCCtcgtttcctgtcatctctctactctCCACTTgataataaaagcataaaatggccaagaatcttttttttaaaaagcgcTTCGTTTTAAGGGGTCGTGAGCCAAAAagtttggaaaccactggtgtAAGTGCTGCTGGAGACGTATTGATGAAGCAAATCTGTGAGAAATGCTGAAGAGATGTGTTTGTCTGCTATCCAGCCTCAGTCAACGTTCTGGTGCCAAACTGTAAGATCTACAACGATGCGAGCTGCGACATCTCTGCAGACGGGCAGCTGCTGGCGGTCTTCATTCCCAGCAGTCAGCGGGGTTTTCCAGATGAGGGCATCCTGGCCATCTACTCTCTGGCTCCCCACAACCTGGGAGAGATGCTCTACACCAAGAGATTCGGTACAGAATCCCTCTAAAGTTCAGCCTCTATCGGCAAACgctgtaaatatgtttattatatGTTTGACGCAGTGACTGCCGAGGATTTAGTAGATTTTAGTTTTGCGTTAAGCGGATCTTGAATTATATTCAGATGTGAATTCTATTTCACATTGAAATGGCGATTTGGATTTTGCAGTTTTATGAACCTAATTATGCAGAAAGAATAGATTTATCTTGTGTAATGTTACCAATCAGATTACTGTAATGAAAAGGTTTGTTGTATTTCCTTCAACAGGTCCAAATGCTATCTCTGTTAGCTTGTCTCCGATGGGCTGCTATGTGATGGTCGGCCTGGCCTCTCGCAGGATCCTGCTGCATCCCACCACCGACCACATGGTGGCGCAAGTCTTCCGCCTGCAGCAGCCACACGGAGGAGAGACTTCCATCAGGGTGAGGCGGCACTGACAGAGCAGTCCTTATTCTACTGCCACAGTTAGCCCAATAATGCAGCAGGCACACGCAGGCCAGACCACCAGCAGCGTCTCACCGGGCGGGGGGAGACAGGAGCCGAGCGCCACGCTACGGCATTCCTCCTGCGAGCAGCAGCCTGGCTGTTCAGACCGGAGTCAgaaccagaatcagaaatactttattgatccccgaagggaaactctttgttatagcagctcgcctttacgtcagtgcacacaggagaaagtaccagcaaaaaatataatacactataaaacaggtcagaaaatacattaagtaccaggtgggtataagtataaaataaaataagtgtgaagtaccaggtgggtttaccggctgatgatgataataaggtataataatacaatgtaataatataagtaataagtagtggtgcaacagcagtaatggaggtatgaataagaaataggaaaaactaaatattgcacagcaatacagtattaacacagaatattgcacagttagtATGTATGACGGAGAtgaatgatcaatgtccagttcgGTGACCTAGgatcatacagactgacacttcaTCTCTCCACG from the Siniperca chuatsi isolate FFG_IHB_CAS linkage group LG4, ASM2008510v1, whole genome shotgun sequence genome contains:
- the ambra1b gene encoding activating molecule in BECN1-regulated autophagy protein 1b, which codes for MASRQRNSVRILSSRERGSQTFGSQRLLQLLVEEKVRWMKWQSQKVELPDSPRSTFLLAFSPDRTLMASTHVNHNIYITEVKTGKCLHSLVGHRRTPWCVTFHPTIPGLVASGCLDGEVRIWDLHGGSESWFTESNVAIASLAFHPTAQLLLIATNNELHFWDWSRPEPFAVVKTGSDTERVRLVRFDPLGHNLLTAIVNPSNQQNEEDSEVPMDSVEMPHFRQRSFLPSQPVRRTPILHNFLHILSSRSPGAQTGGEQPRPLGENGSNVGESPSMPLAQYPTSERGPLFPGCTQHLGMVCLCSRCSTNRNPSLAANATPSDPRVSSDSPQPPPASTFSSARTEPRQPPERPSAFTSVYYSAGTSLNPTAPSGVEPHSTSRPGPDWTRSLLNMRESGVGPVMLPPRTSSSSISLLSVLRQQDGSSQSPVYTSASEGRGFPRGEGEPGARDGSGTSSGHHPFWDGSRSNTASFRNVLQCNLSRYFMEFDRMQDLEPPLGGSMADGSQEQSQELLNNNMDPERPGPSSSSSTSSPTIIHYQPPLPPPPASHSLENNVPPPSSRGHLNRCRACHNLLTFNHDSQRWERTNQASSTSASTLEPSSSSPSFPSSSSSPWQPEESRRTLEAQPQERRAPPEPSEQPPPSGGGGAGTVAFPIAPSPSQSGEQTVGLVYNQDTAQWERVYRQAAAGRSAEPPEALSQEMPVDPPDEDSLRRRLLESSLLSLSRYDMSGSRDHPIYPDPARLSPAAYYAQRMIQYLSRRDSIRQRSLRYQQNRLRAMSSSSDSPASNPSNSMDNSDVDFEELDDNGDRARHRTPRNARMSAPSLGRFVPRRFLLPEYLPYAGIFHERGQPGLATHSSVNRVLAGASIGDGQSAVASNIANTTYRLQWWDFTKFDLPEISNASVNVLVPNCKIYNDASCDISADGQLLAVFIPSSQRGFPDEGILAIYSLAPHNLGEMLYTKRFGPNAISVSLSPMGCYVMVGLASRRILLHPTTDHMVAQVFRLQQPHGGETSIRMVFNVVYPMAPDQRRHVSINSARWLPDPGMGLAYGTNKGDLVICRPVFYRSDGESPAESSSEPLFSVNNSGTSRTRGPDRPGPNRSGWRLDRDMGLMNAIGLQPRHPTPSVTSQGTQTPIIQLQNAETQTERDLSEPSVSQPALNAPPETPSTSGAAPGQMEASQTSRAQDGGQGEASAEANTSAASTGESPEFGSGEDALARIRRLIAEGGMTAVVQREQSTTMASMGGFGNNIIVSHRIHRGSQTGTGASRPAADPTMTAPSTSGPLLITQPQIQTYAPPQASNPSEQLAPMWGPQVLSGPQPSGLSLAVDMDDVFDGGRTDDDSLPGPSSSLLLSSPSSSSSSSSSHSPLPGGGREGGPNSYPGDPYSR